In a genomic window of Caloenas nicobarica isolate bCalNic1 chromosome 1, bCalNic1.hap1, whole genome shotgun sequence:
- the SLC25A30 gene encoding kidney mitochondrial carrier protein 1 gives MSALNWKPFIYGGLASITAECGTFPIDLTKTRLQVQGQVNDAKYREIRYRGMVHALVRICREEGLKALYSGIAPAMLRQASYGTIKIGTYQSLKRMFVEHPEDETLMINVICGILSGVISSSIANPTDVLKIRMQAQGSVIQGGMMGNFIQIYQQEGTKGLWKGVSLTAQRAAIVVGVELPVYDLTKKHIIMSGFMGDTVYTHFLSSFTCGLVGALASNPIDVVRTRMMNQRGQQHGGHSNYKGTLDCLLQTWKNEGFFALYKGFWPNWLRLGPWNIIFFLTYEQLKKLDF, from the exons atGTCAGCACTAAACTGGAAGCCCTTTATCTATGGAGGCTTAGCATCAATCACTGCAGAATGTG gtACTTTTCCCATCGATCTTACCAAAACACGTCTGCAGGTTCAAGGTCAAGTTAATGATGCCAAATATAGAGAGATTCGTTACCGTGGAATGGTGCATGCACTAGTCAGAATATGCAGAGAAGAAGGATTGAAAGCCTTATACTCTGG GATTGCACCTGCAATGCTACGCCAAGCTTCATATGGAACTATAAAAATAGGCACTTACCAGAGCTTAAAAAGAATGTTTGTTGAGCATCCAGAAG ATGAAACCCTGATGATAAATGTTATCTGTGGCATTCTTTCGGGAGTAATTTCATCATCTATTGCCAACCCTACAGATGTCTTAAAG ATCAGAATGCAAGCCCAAGGTAGTGTGATTCAAGGAGGAATGATGGGCAACTTCATACAGATTTACCAACAGGAAGGCACTAAAGGATTATGGAAG GGAGTATCACTGACAGCCCAGAGAGCTGCTATTGTTGTTGGTGTGGAGCTGCCAGTGTATGATCTTACCAAGAAGCATATAATTATGTCTGGGTTTATGGGAGATACAGTATATACTCACTTTCT CTCAAGTTTTACTTGTGGGCTAGTTGGAGCCCTTGCATCCAACCCAATTGATGTTGTGAGAACACGCATGATGAATCAGAGAGGCCAACAACATGGGGGACACTCAAACTACAAGGGTACTTTGGATTGCTTGTTACAA aCATGGAAGAATGAAGGCTTTTTTGCTCTATATAAAGGGTTTTGGCCAAACTGGTTAAGACTTGGTCCTTGGAATATCATT TTCTTTCTGACATATGAACAGCTGAAGAAATTAGACTTCTGA